The sequence CGGCCGCGACCGCCGGGTGGGCGGCGCAGAAGGCCAGGGCTGCCGCGCGCAGGGTGGTGCCGTGGCGGTCCGCGACCGCCCTGAGAGCCAGGGCCCGGTCCAGCAGCCCGGGCGGCGCGGCGGCGTAGTTGTACCTCGCGCCGGGCTTCGGGTCGGCCAGCAGACCGGAGTTGAAGGCGCCGCCGATGACGACGGACGTGCCGCGTTCCTTGGCGGCCGGCAGCAGGTCGGTGAGGGCCCGCTGGTCGAGCAGCGTGTAGCGGCCTGCGCAGAGCACCACGTCGACATCGGTGTCGCGGACGAAGCGGGTGAGCATCTCGGCCTGGTTCATGCCCGCGCCTATCGCGCCCACCACGCCCTCCGAACGCAGCTTCTCCAGGGCCGGATATCCCTCGCGGAAGGCATCTTCGGCATGGTCGTCCGGGTCGTGGAGGTAGACGACGTCCACCCGGTCGAGGCCGAGCCGCTCCAGACTGGCGTCGAGGGTGCGCCGTATCCCGTCCGCGCTGAAGTCCCACACGCGGCGGTGCGTGGCGGGCACCGCGAACCCGTTGGCCAGGTCGTCGCCGCCCGCGTCGGTGGGTTCCAGGCGGCGGCCCACCTTGGTCGAGACGGTGTACGCCGACCGGGGGCGCTCGCGCAGGGCCGCGCCGAGGCGTCGTTCGGAGTGGCCTATGCCGTAGTGGGGCGCGGTGTCGAAGTAGCGGATGCCCGCGTCCCAGGCGGCGTTCACGGTCTCGTGCGCCTGCTCCTCGGGGACCTCGCTGTAGAGACTGCCGATACCGGCGGCGCCGAGGGCCAGCGCCGTGACGCCGACGGAGCCGCGGCCGAGCGTACGAGTACCTGTACGCATCCCGGTCACCGCCCCGCCGGACGCAGCCGCAGCCCCTGCATGCCACCGTCGACCGCGAGGGCCGTGCCGGTGGTCGCACCCGACAGCGGACTCGCCAAGTAGGCGATGGCGCCCGCGACTTCGTCGGCCGAGACAAGGCGTCCGCTTGGCTGGCGGGCCTCCAGGGCGGCCCGCTCGGCGGCCGGGTCGGGCGCGGCGTCCAGAAGGCGGCCGACCCACGGGGTGTCCGCCGTGCCGGGGTTCACGCAGTTGACGCGGATGCCCTCACGGACGTGGTCGGCGGCCATGGCGAGGGTCAGCGACAGAACGGCGCCCTTGGACGCGGAGTACAGGGCGCGCTGCGGGAGGCCCGCGGTGGCCGCGATGGAGCAGGTGTTCACGACGGCCGCGTGCGAGGACTTCCGCAGGTGCGGCAGCGCGGCCCGGGCCGTGCGGACCATGCCGACGACGTTGACGTCCATGACGCGGTGCCAGGCCTCGTCGTCGTTGTCCTCGATCGTGCCCTGGGCGCCGATGCCCGCGTTGTTGACCAGTACGTCGAGGCCGCCGAGGTCGGCGACCGCGGCGGCGACGGCCCGGCGTACGGACTCGTCGTCGGAGACGTCCGCCCGGTAGCCGAGCAGCGGCTTCTCGACGCTCGCCGGGTCCAGGTCGAGCACGGCGACCTGGGCGCCGCGGGCCGCGAGGAGTTCCGCTGTGGCCCGGCCGATGCCGGAGGCGCCGCCCGTCACCAGGGCCTTGAGTCCCTCGAAGTCACTCATGCCGCCTGCTCCTTCTGCTGCCGCTTCCGCTGGTCCTGCTGCTCTTCTTGCTGCCGGTCGAGGTCGGCGGCCCAGAACGTGCCGCCGGGGAACGTGAACTCGGCGATGGACTCCGGCCGCATGGTCGCCGAGAAGCCCGGTGCGGTGGGTGCCATGTAGCGACCCTCTCCGATCACCACCGGGTCGAGGAAGTGGTCGTGCAGATGGTCGACGTACTCGATCACGCGGTTCTCGGTCGTCCCCGACAGCGCCACGTAGTCGAACATCGAGAGGTGCTGGACGAGTTCGCACAGTCCGACGCCGCCGGCGTGCGGGCAGACGGGGACACCGAACTTGGCCGCGAGGAGCAGGATCGCGAGATTCTCGTTGACACCGCCGACCCGGGCCGCGTCGATCTGCAGGACGTCGATCGCGCCCGCCTGGAGCAGCTGCTTGAAGACGATCCGGTTCTGTACGTGTTCACCGGTGGCGACCTTGACCGGTGCGACGGCCTTGCGGACGGCGGCATGGCCGAGGATGTCGTCGGGGCTGGTGGGTTCCTCGATCCAGTACGGGTCGAACTCGGCCAGCGCCTTGGTCCACTCGATGGCCTCGTCGACGTTCCACCGCTGGTTGGCGTCGATGGCGATCCGGATGTCGGGGCCGACGACGGCTCTGGCCACCCGGCAGCGCCGGACGTCGTCCGCGAGGTCCGCGCCGACCTTCAGCTTGATCTGGGTGAAGCCGTCGGCGACGGCCTGCCGGGCCAGCCGGGTGAGCTTCTCGTCGGAGTAGCCCAGCCAGCCGGGCGAGGTGGTGTAGCCGGGAAAGCCGCGCTCCTTCAGCAGGGCGGTGCGTTCCGCCGCGCCCTCCCGGCCCTGCCGCAGCAGCCGGAGCGCGTCCTCGGGGGTGAGGACGTCCGCGATGTACCGGAAGTCCACCTGGGCCACGAGCCATTCGGGGGTGGCGTCGGCGAGGAGCTGCCACAGGGGCTTGCGGGCGCGCTTGGCGGCGAGGTCCCAGACGGCGTTGACGACGGCACCGATCGCCATGTGCATCACGCCCTTCTCGGGCCCGAGCCAGCGCAGTTGGCTGTCGCCCGTGAGGTCGCGGGCCAGTGATCCGGGGTCCGCGCACAACTCGTCGACCGACCGCCCGACGACGTGCGGGCGCAGCGCCTCGATCGCGGCGACCTGGACATCGTTGCCCCGCCCGATGGTGAAGGTGAACCCGTGCCCCTCCGACCCGCCGTCGGCGTCGTCACCATCGGTACGCAGGACGACGTAGGCGGCCGAGTAGTCGGGATCCGGATTCATGGCATCGGACCCGTCGAGCTCACGCGAGGTGGGAAATCGAATGTCGTAGGTGTCGACCGCGGTGATGCGGAGGTCGGCGGATGAGGACACAGAGGTGCCTTTCGATCAGGGACAAGGGGGCGGACTGTCGAAATCCGGCGCACTGGGGCGCCCCGTCAGGGGCGCGGGGAACTGCGCGGCCGGCCACAACGCACCCGCAGGTGCAAACCACGCTCAGTCCTGCGCCCGGCCGGTCGTCACTCGGGCGATCATCAGAGCGACCAGGATGATCCCCCCATAAATGGCCTGGATCCAGAACGACGGCACCTGCGCAAGGGTCAACAGGTTCTGGACCACTCCAAGAAGAAGGACGCCCGTAAGGGCGCCGAACATCGTGCCCTTGCCTCCGTCGAGGCTGATCCCCCCGATCACCGCGGCGGCGAACACCGTGAAGATCATGTTCTGCCCCTGGTTGGCGTTGATCGCGCCGACATAGCCGGTCTGCATCAGCCCGCCGACCGCGGCGAGCGTCCCCGCGACGACGAACACGCCGAGCATGACGCGTTCGACACGGATACCGGCCGCGCGTGCCGCGTCCGGGTTGCCGCCGATCGCGTACAGGGCCCGTCCCCAGCGGTGGTACTTGAGGACGAAGCCGGCCACGCCGAACGCCGCCGCCGCGAGCCACACCGAGATCGGCACGGTCAGGAAGGTGGTGGTGGCCAGTGTGTAGAAGGCGTCGGGCATCCCGAACAGCGTCTTGCCCTCGGTCGCGCCGACGAGCAGACCGCGCAGGATGATCAGCATCGCGAGCGTCACGATGAACGCGTTGAGTTTGAGCTTCACGACGAGGATGCCGTTGAACCCGCCGATGACCGCGCCCACCAGGAGGATGGCGAGCAGGGCGACCCCGGCGGGCATCTCGGTGCCCCAGCCGGACTGCGTCGCGGGCAGCAGCAACAGCGCGCCGACGGCGGGCGCGATGCCGACGACCGACTCCAGGGACAGGTCGAACTTACCGGTGATGAGTACGAGCGACTCGGCGAGGACCACCATCGCGAGGGCCGCCGAGGCGCCCAGGATGGAGATGATGTTCTGCTCGGTGAGGAAGGCGTCGTTGACGAACGCGCCGAGCACGAGCAGCAGCAACAGCGCCGGTACGAGGGCGAGTTCGCGTGCCCTGCGCAGGAGTACGGCCTTGGCGTCGGCCTTGCTCTTCAGGGGCCGCAGGGGGGTGGAGGCCGAGGCCGACGGGGCCTTCGTGTCAGCCATGGTGGTCCACTCCTTCGATGGAGGCGATCAGCTCGTGGTCGCGCCAGCCCGCCGGGTGCTCGGCGACGACACGGCCGTGGAAGAGGACGAGGACGCGGTCGCAGCGGCGCAGGTCGTCGAGTTCGTCGGAGACGACGAGGACGGCGGTGCCGTCGTCGCGGGCCGAGTCCATGCGGGAGAGCAGGGACTCCTTGGACTTCACGTCGACGCCCGCGGTGGGGTTGATCAGGACCAGCAGCCTGGGGTCGGAGGCGAGGGCCCTGGCCATGACGACCTTCTGCGCGTTGCCGCCGGAGAGGTCGGACACGGGCTGGTCGGGCCCCTCGGTGTGGATGTCGAGGCGCTCGATCAGCTCGTCGGCGAAGCCCCGCTTGCGGTCGGTGCCGACGAATCCGTACCGGCCGAGGCGGTCCAGGACGCTCATGGTGGCGTTGTCGCCGACGGTCATCCCGAAGACGAGTCCCTGCCCGTGCCGGTCGCGCGGTACGCAGCCGACGCCGGCCCGCAGGGCGGCCGTCACATCGCCGAACGGCAGCCGCTCGCCCTCCAGTTGGGCGGTGCCACCGGTCGGTGTGTGCAGTCCGGTGAAGGACTCGGCCAGCTCGATCTTGCCGCTGCCGCTGGACCCGGCGAGACCGACGACCTCCCCGCCGCGCACGGTCAGGTCGACGCTCTCGTACCACTCGGACGTGAGCCCGTGTGCTTCGAGGACGACGGGCGCGTCGGCGGCCACCTCTCCGCGGGCGGCCTTCTCCTCCACGGCGGCGATGGACTCGCCCGCCATGGCCTCGATCAGGGCGGCCCGTGGCAGGTCGGCCACCGGTGCGGTGGTGATCCAGCGGGCGTCCCGCAGGACCGTCACGGTCTGGCACACCTCGTACACCTCCTGGAGGTGGTGCGAGATGAACAGGAAGGTGACGCCCGACTCCTGGAGTGCGCGCATCCTCGTGAAGAGGCGCTCGATCTCGCGGTTGTCGAGCTGGGCGGTCGGCTCGTCGAGGACGATGAACCGCGCTCCGAAGCTCAACGCCCTTGCGATCTCGACCATTTGGCGGTCCTCGACCTTGAGGTCGGCGGTCCGCGCCTCCGGGTCGACCCGCACGTCCCAGGTGTCCAGGACCTCGGCCGCCTCGCTCTTCAGCCGCCGCCAGCTGATGAACCCGCCGCGGCCCAGCGGCTGCCGGTTGATGAAGAGGTTCTCGGCGACCGTCAACTCCGGTACGACGGTGGGCTTCTGGTAGACGCAGGCCACCTTGCGCCGCCAGGCGTCCCGGTCGGACAGCGCGGGCGCGGGCCCGCCGTCGAAACTGACCGTGCCCTCGTCGGGAGCCTGGAGGCCGGTCAGGACGGTGACGAGGGTGGACTTGCCCGCGCCGTTGCGGCCGACGAGGGCGTGGGACTCGCCCGCGTGCACGGTCAGTTGGCCGTCGGCGAGGGCGACGGTGGGGCCGTACCGCTTGGCGATGCCCCGCGCCTCAACTAGTGGTGTGCTCATTTGACCGTGTTGCCCCACAGCTCGGGGTCGTCGACGTTGTCCTTGGTCACCAGCGGCGCGGGCAGCTGGTCCTCAAGGATGCCGCTGGGCAGCTTGACGATCTCCGAGTCGTGGTCGGTCGGACCCGGCTCGAAGGTCTTCCCCGCCATCGCCGCCTTGATGTAGTACATGCCATACTTGGCGTAGAGGTCGGCTGGCTGCGAGACGGTGGCGTCTATCTCGCCCTTGCGGATGGCGTCGTACTCCTGCGGGATGCCGTCGTTCGAGACGATCGAGATGTGACCCTTGGCGCCGGCCTTCTTCAGCAGCCCCTTGGACTTGAGGGTCTGCAGCGTGGGTGCGAGGTAGACGCCGCCCGCCTGCATGTAGATGCCCTTGATGTCGGGGTTGGCGTTCAGGAGGGTGTCCAGCTTGGAGGCCGCGGTGTCGGACTCCCACTTGGCGGGGATCTCCAGGACCTTCAGCTTCGGGAACTTCTCCTTCACGCAGGTACGGAAGGCCTCGGAGCGGTCCCGGCCGTTGACCGAGGCGAGGTCGCCCATGATCTGCACGACCTTGCCGGAGGGGATCTCCTTGCCGAGGTACTCGCAGGCCTTCTCCCCGTACGCGACGTTGTTGGCGCGTACGACCATCGCGACCTTGCCCTTCTCGGGCGCCACGTCGACGGCGACCACGGGCACGCCCTTGCGTTCGGCCTGGTCGAGGCCCGCGGAGATCGCGGCGCTGTCCAGGGGGGCCACGACGAGGCCCTTCACGCCCTGGTTGAGCTGGTTGTTGATGTCCGTGATCTGCTGCGTCGGGTCGCTGTTGGAGTTGACGGTCTTGAGTGCGTCGACGTCCTCGGCCTTCGCCATCTTGGGCACGTAGTCGTTGTACGACTGCCAGAACGGCGAGGTCAGCAGGGGCAGGATGACCCCGACCTTGCCACTGCCGTCGCCCTTGCCGCCGCCGGAGTCGACGGTGTCCTTGGTGCTGCCGCATGCCGTGAGCGCGAGGGCGGCGCAGACGGCCGTGGCCGCCGCACGTATCGCCCGCGAGGTGCTTCGCCCGTTCCTGTACCGCACAGTTCTGCCGGCCATCTATCGGCTCCTCGTTGAGCTTGATCCAGCGTGATCGAGCAGGTGCCAGGCATATTTATCAGACCACTTCGCTTCGACAACACCCCTGGGCCGTGATTTTTGCTGTTTTTGCGCGTAGTGGTCGGACCACCTGAGTGGTTAGACTGCGGCGCACCCGGCGACAGGAGGACATGGCGTGGACGAGAGCCTGCCCGAGGCGGCGACGACGGCCCCGGCGGCGGCCCCGGCTCCGGCCCCGCAGAAAGGGACCGTGACGCAGCGCGCCATCGACCGGATCAAGGCGATGATCGGCGAGGGCCGTCTGGAGCCGGGCGCGCGGCTGCCGACCGAGCGCGATCTGGCCTCGCAGCTGGGCATCTCGCGCAGTTCGATGCGCGAGGCGATCCGGGCGCTCACGGTCCTGGGCGTGCTGGAGGCCCGGCACGGGTCCGGGATCTACGTCACGCAACTGGAGGCCGGCGACCTGCTGGAGACCTTCGGGGTGGTCGCGGATCTGTCCCGCGGACCACGGCTGGTCGAACTCCTCGAAGTACGCCGGATCCTGGAGTCGACGGCGACGGCGCTGGCCGCCGCGCGGATCTCGGCGAACCAGCTGGCCGAGGTGGAGAAGCACCTGACGGCCATGAACGCCACGGACGATCCGGAGGAGATCCTCTCCCACGACCTGGCGTTCCACCGGGTCATCGCGGGCGCCGCGGGCAACGAGACGATGGCGGCGATCCTGGACGGGCTGTCCTCGCGGACGTTCCGGGCGCGGGTGTGGCGGGGGTATCAGGAGGAGGGGGCGTTCGAGCGGACGCGGCGGGAGCATGCCGCCATCCACCGGGCGTTGGTCGCCCATGATCCCGAGGCGGCTCGGGCCGCCGCTGCCGCCCATGTGGGCGAGGTCGAGGAGTGGCTTCGGACCCAGATCCAGCCTTAGTGGGCTGATCGCGCGGTTCCCCGCGCCCCTAGAGAAACAACGGCCGGGGCGGCGCCCGGTCTTTTTTGGGGCGCGGGGAACTGCGCGGGCGACCGCAGCGTGGCCGCGGCCTGGAAGGGTGCTCAGGCTCGCTTGAGTCGCAGCGTCACCAGTTCGAACGGTCGGAGCTTCAGGGTCAGCCTGTTGCCGTCCCGCTCCGGCTCGGTGGCGTCGGACAGGGGACGCTCCAAGAGATCCGTGACCGTCACCGACTCGACGTCGAAGCCCGCCGTGAGCGTGGCCTGGCTGCGACCGCCCCTCGACTCGTGGAAGCGGACGACGACATCACCGCTGTCGTCGTCGGCGAGCTTCAGCGCGGTGACCACCACCGCGTCCTGCGCGACGGTCACCAGGGGCGCGACCTCGGAGGCCCCGCCGGCGACCTTCCGCTGGGGCTGGTTGATCCGCCAGCCCTCCCGCACGGCGTCACCGATCGCGGCACCGGGCACCAGCGCGTGCCGGAAGCGGTGCACGCCCTGGTCGGTCTCGGGGTCGGGGAAGCGCGGGGCCCGCAGCAGCGAGACCCGGACCGTGGTGGTCGTACCTCCGTCGCCGCGCACCGTACGCGTCACGTCGTGGCCGTACGTCGAGTCGTTGACGACGGCCACACCCCAGCCGGGCTCCTCCATGTGGACGAACCGGTGGTTGCAGGCCTCGAACTTGGCCGCCTCCCAGGACGTGTTGGTGTGCGTCGGCCGGAAGAAGTGCCCGAACTGCGTCTCGGACGCGTACCGCTCGGCGTGCACGTCGAGCGGGAAGGCCATCTTCAGGAACTTCTCCGTCTCGTGCCAGTCGACCTCGGTGGCGATGTCGAGCCGCCACTCCCCCGGCGCGAGCGACAGCACCTGCGTGACCTTGGACGACCCGAAGCTCCGTACGATCCGGACCGAGACCCCGTCGTCACCTGGGACGACCTCGTCGGCCTCGACCAGGTCGGTGACCGTGTTCCGGTAGAACTCGTCGACGTCCCAGGCGTCCCACATGTTGGGGAAGTCGGGGTGGATCTGCAGCAGGTTGGCCGCCTCGCCGGGTGCGAGGGTCTCGCGGTCCGCGGCGAGGTCGAACGCGGAGACCACGAGTCCGC is a genomic window of Streptomyces sp. NBC_00414 containing:
- a CDS encoding aldo/keto reductase — encoded protein: MRTGTRTLGRGSVGVTALALGAAGIGSLYSEVPEEQAHETVNAAWDAGIRYFDTAPHYGIGHSERRLGAALRERPRSAYTVSTKVGRRLEPTDAGGDDLANGFAVPATHRRVWDFSADGIRRTLDASLERLGLDRVDVVYLHDPDDHAEDAFREGYPALEKLRSEGVVGAIGAGMNQAEMLTRFVRDTDVDVVLCAGRYTLLDQRALTDLLPAAKERGTSVVIGGAFNSGLLADPKPGARYNYAAAPPGLLDRALALRAVADRHGTTLRAAALAFCAAHPAVAAVLVGARSPHEVRDCVEQFTADVPAGLWQELRETGLLPAEAPVPGEKPFDDPSEGQSEEPS
- a CDS encoding SDR family NAD(P)-dependent oxidoreductase, producing MSDFEGLKALVTGGASGIGRATAELLAARGAQVAVLDLDPASVEKPLLGYRADVSDDESVRRAVAAAVADLGGLDVLVNNAGIGAQGTIEDNDDEAWHRVMDVNVVGMVRTARAALPHLRKSSHAAVVNTCSIAATAGLPQRALYSASKGAVLSLTLAMAADHVREGIRVNCVNPGTADTPWVGRLLDAAPDPAAERAALEARQPSGRLVSADEVAGAIAYLASPLSGATTGTALAVDGGMQGLRLRPAGR
- a CDS encoding L-fuconate dehydratase, with the protein product MSSSADLRITAVDTYDIRFPTSRELDGSDAMNPDPDYSAAYVVLRTDGDDADGGSEGHGFTFTIGRGNDVQVAAIEALRPHVVGRSVDELCADPGSLARDLTGDSQLRWLGPEKGVMHMAIGAVVNAVWDLAAKRARKPLWQLLADATPEWLVAQVDFRYIADVLTPEDALRLLRQGREGAAERTALLKERGFPGYTTSPGWLGYSDEKLTRLARQAVADGFTQIKLKVGADLADDVRRCRVARAVVGPDIRIAIDANQRWNVDEAIEWTKALAEFDPYWIEEPTSPDDILGHAAVRKAVAPVKVATGEHVQNRIVFKQLLQAGAIDVLQIDAARVGGVNENLAILLLAAKFGVPVCPHAGGVGLCELVQHLSMFDYVALSGTTENRVIEYVDHLHDHFLDPVVIGEGRYMAPTAPGFSATMRPESIAEFTFPGGTFWAADLDRQQEEQQDQRKRQQKEQAA
- a CDS encoding ABC transporter permease, translated to MADTKAPSASASTPLRPLKSKADAKAVLLRRARELALVPALLLLLVLGAFVNDAFLTEQNIISILGASAALAMVVLAESLVLITGKFDLSLESVVGIAPAVGALLLLPATQSGWGTEMPAGVALLAILLVGAVIGGFNGILVVKLKLNAFIVTLAMLIILRGLLVGATEGKTLFGMPDAFYTLATTTFLTVPISVWLAAAAFGVAGFVLKYHRWGRALYAIGGNPDAARAAGIRVERVMLGVFVVAGTLAAVGGLMQTGYVGAINANQGQNMIFTVFAAAVIGGISLDGGKGTMFGALTGVLLLGVVQNLLTLAQVPSFWIQAIYGGIILVALMIARVTTGRAQD
- a CDS encoding sugar ABC transporter ATP-binding protein encodes the protein MSTPLVEARGIAKRYGPTVALADGQLTVHAGESHALVGRNGAGKSTLVTVLTGLQAPDEGTVSFDGGPAPALSDRDAWRRKVACVYQKPTVVPELTVAENLFINRQPLGRGGFISWRRLKSEAAEVLDTWDVRVDPEARTADLKVEDRQMVEIARALSFGARFIVLDEPTAQLDNREIERLFTRMRALQESGVTFLFISHHLQEVYEVCQTVTVLRDARWITTAPVADLPRAALIEAMAGESIAAVEEKAARGEVAADAPVVLEAHGLTSEWYESVDLTVRGGEVVGLAGSSGSGKIELAESFTGLHTPTGGTAQLEGERLPFGDVTAALRAGVGCVPRDRHGQGLVFGMTVGDNATMSVLDRLGRYGFVGTDRKRGFADELIERLDIHTEGPDQPVSDLSGGNAQKVVMARALASDPRLLVLINPTAGVDVKSKESLLSRMDSARDDGTAVLVVSDELDDLRRCDRVLVLFHGRVVAEHPAGWRDHELIASIEGVDHHG
- a CDS encoding sugar ABC transporter substrate-binding protein gives rise to the protein MAGRTVRYRNGRSTSRAIRAAATAVCAALALTACGSTKDTVDSGGGKGDGSGKVGVILPLLTSPFWQSYNDYVPKMAKAEDVDALKTVNSNSDPTQQITDINNQLNQGVKGLVVAPLDSAAISAGLDQAERKGVPVVAVDVAPEKGKVAMVVRANNVAYGEKACEYLGKEIPSGKVVQIMGDLASVNGRDRSEAFRTCVKEKFPKLKVLEIPAKWESDTAASKLDTLLNANPDIKGIYMQAGGVYLAPTLQTLKSKGLLKKAGAKGHISIVSNDGIPQEYDAIRKGEIDATVSQPADLYAKYGMYYIKAAMAGKTFEPGPTDHDSEIVKLPSGILEDQLPAPLVTKDNVDDPELWGNTVK
- a CDS encoding FadR/GntR family transcriptional regulator, translated to MDESLPEAATTAPAAAPAPAPQKGTVTQRAIDRIKAMIGEGRLEPGARLPTERDLASQLGISRSSMREAIRALTVLGVLEARHGSGIYVTQLEAGDLLETFGVVADLSRGPRLVELLEVRRILESTATALAAARISANQLAEVEKHLTAMNATDDPEEILSHDLAFHRVIAGAAGNETMAAILDGLSSRTFRARVWRGYQEEGAFERTRREHAAIHRALVAHDPEAARAAAAAHVGEVEEWLRTQIQP